In Gambusia affinis linkage group LG06, SWU_Gaff_1.0, whole genome shotgun sequence, one DNA window encodes the following:
- the LOC122832509 gene encoding extracellular calcium-sensing receptor-like codes for MEIGLRLAVSLFNLLIAVVADSFNDDVERAIQSTDALNGAGVSAEAPLVKCSLQGSARLPAFSMDGDFVIGGAFFIHYQMHTLVNNYTTKPELPRCTGSFNARDLRFSRTMIFAIEEINNSTELLPGIRLGYQIYDTCSAVPVAVHVAFQLSNGQDPVIYKGENCSQSGVVVAAVGDSGSTPSISMSRIMGSFNIPLVSHFATCACLSDKHEYPTFFRTIPSDYYQAAALAKLVKHFGWTWIGAIHSDSDYGNYGIATFLETAGREGICVEYIESFDWTHPQNKIRRLADVVRRSTATVVVAFAAPGDLKILFEELAWQPGPPRQWIGSEAWITDPNLMRFSFCTGAIGVAIQKSVVPGLRDFLLNLSLSDVSASSVLTEFWEEAFNCSLTRGEKRVCDGTENLKTLKSPYTETSQLRVSNMVYKAVYAVAHAIHNVICEETNETTKCDKYIRLEPQQVLTELKKVNFSRNGYHVSFDVNGDPIAFYELVNWQKSERGVIEPVTVGYYDASLPRGEQFRINRNLTWLEDGAQVPVSVCSESCPPGTRKVLQKGKPICCYDCIPCPEGEISNITDAPDCFLCPSEFWPNAEKNNCFPKPVEFLSFDEVLSIILAIFSVGGAFLAIITGMLFYHHRTTPIVRANNSELSFLLLFSLTLCFLCSLTFIGAPSEWSCMLRHTAFGITFVLCISCVLGKTIVVLMAFKATLPGSNAMKWFGPPQQRLTVVSITFLQVVICIIWLVVSPPFPVKNLTTYKEKIILECALGSAVGFWAVLGYIGLLAVFCFVLAVLARKLPDNFNEAKMITFSMLIFCAVWITFIPAYVSSPGKFTVAVEIFAILASSFGLILCIFAPKCFIILFQPEKNTKKFLMNKT; via the exons ATGGAGATTGGCCTGAGATTAGCAGTGAGTTTGTTCAACTTGTTAATTGCAGTTGTTGCTGACTCCTTTAATGATGACGTGGAAAGAGCGATTCAGTCAACAGACGCTCTGAACGGTGCTGGTGTCAGCGCTGAGGCTCCATTGGTGAAATGTAGCCTGCAGGGTTCTGCCCGTCTGCCTGCCTTTTCCATGGATGGAGACTTTGTGATTGGAGGGGCTTTCTTCATTCACTACCAAATGCACACACTGGTAAACAACTACACCACAAAGCCTGAGCTGCCGAGATGCACAGGAAG CTTCAATGCCCGGGATCTGCGCTTCTCTCGCACAATGATCTTTGCAATTGAGGAGATAAATAACAGCACAGAGCTGCTGCCTGGCATCAGACTGGGTTATCAGATCTATGACACATGCTCCGCCGTGCCAGTAGCTGTGCATGTTGCTTTTCAGCTGTCAAACGGTCAGGACCCTGTGATTTACAAAGGAGAGAACTGTTCTCAGTCTGGAGTGGTGGTGGCTGCTGTGGGAGACTCTGGATCCACTCCATCCATCAGCATGTCACGCATCATGGGGTCATTCAACATCCCTCTG GTGAGCCACTTTGCCACTTGTGCCTGCCTGTCTGATAAACACGAGTATCCGACTTTTTTCCGAACGATTCCCAGTGATTATTACCAAGCTGCTGCGCTGGCCAAACTGGTGAAACACTTTGGTTGGACATGGATCGGAGCCATCCATTCGGACTCAGATTATGGAAATTACGGCATAGCAACCTTTCTTGAGACGGCAGGCAGAGAGGGGATCTGTGTGGAGTACATTGAATCCTTTGATTGGACCCACCCACAGAACAAAATCCGAAGACTCGCCGACGTTGTCCGGAG GTCAACAGCAACAGTAGTTGTGGCGTTTGCCGCTCCTGGAGACTTGAAAATCCTCTTTGAAGAGCTGGCATGGCAGCCAGGTCCACCTCGTCAGTGGATTGGAAGCGAAGCCTGGATAACCGACCCGAATCTAATGAGATTTAGTTTCTGCACAGGGGCCATCGGTGTGGCCATTCAGAAATCTGTGGTCCCAGGTTTGAGAGACTTCCTtttaaatctctctctctctgatgtTTCTGCATCCTCAGTTCTCACTGAGTTCTGGGAGGAAGCGTTCAACTGCAGCCTGACAAGAGGTGAGAAA AGAGTGTGTGATGgaactgaaaatctaaaaaccCTTAAAAGTCCGTACACTGAAACATCTCAGTTAAGAGTTTCTAACATGGTGTACAAGGCTGTTTATGCCGTAGCACATGCCATTCACAATGTAATATGTGAGGAAACAAATGAAAccacaaaatgtgataaatacaTCAGACTGGAGCCCCAACAG GTTTTAACTGAACTCAAGAAAGTAAACTTTTCTCGAAATGGCTATCATGTGTCATTCGATGTTAATGGTGACCCCATAGCTTTTTATGAGCTGGTAAACTGGCAGAAGAGTGAGAGAGGAGTTATTGAGCCGGTAACAGTGGGATACTACGACGCATCACTGCCGAGGGGGGAACAGTTTCGTATCAACAGGAACCTAACCTGGCTGGAAGATGGAGCACAA GTTCCAGTGTCAGTTTGTTCAGAGAGTTGTCCTCCAGGAACTCGTAAAGtgttgcagaaaggaaaaccaaTCTGCTGTTATGACTGTATACCATGTCCTGAAGGAGAGATCAGTAATATAACAG ATGCTCCAGATTGCTTCCTGTGTCCCAGCGAGTTCTGGCCTAATGCAGAGAAGAACAATTGCTTTCCCAAACCTGTGGAGTTCCTTTCCTTTGATGAAGTCCTGTCAATCATCTTGGCTATATTTTCTGTTGGTGGAGCCTTTCTGGCCATTATTACAGGAATGCTTTTCTACCATCACAGAACAACTCCAATTGTCAGAGCCAACAACTCTGAgctgagcttcctgctgctcttctctctgACTCTGTGTTTCTTATGTTCATTAACTTTCATTGGAGCCCCCTCTGAGTGGTCCTGCATGCTGCGGCACACAGCGTTTGGCATCACATTTGTTCTCTGTATCTCCTGTGTTCTTGGCAAAACTATAGTGGTTCTAATGGCCTTTAAAGCTACACTTCCTGGTAGTAATGCTATGAAATGGTTTGGTCCTCCACAGCAAAGATTGACTGTTGTGTCCATCACATTTCTTCAGGTTGTTATATGTATCATTTGGTTGGTTGTGAGTCCTCCCTTCCCAGTGAAAAATCTGACCACCTACAAGGAGAAGATCATCCTGGAATGTGCGTTAGGCTCTGCTGTTGGTTTCTGGGCTGTGCTCGGCTACATCGGCCTGCTggctgtgttttgctttgtgttagcTGTTCTAGCTCGGAAACTACCTGATAATTTCAACGAAGCCAAGATGATAACCTTCAGCATGTTGATATTCTGTGCAGTCTGGATCACCTTCATCCCAGCTTATGTCAGCTCTCCTGGGAAATTTACTGTGGCTGTGGAGATATTTGCTATTCTGGCCTCCAGTTTTGGACTGATACTGTGTATATTTGCTCCaaagtgtttcatcattttgtttcaacCAGAGAAAAACACTAAGAAATTTCTCATGAACAAAACCTAA
- the LOC122832510 gene encoding extracellular calcium-sensing receptor-like: protein MEIWAAFNSLRLAVCLLELMSVFSLGGSADRLTQRTESTDPLTQCTLQGTPRASAFSKDGDFVIGGIFSIHFQLYTVIYNYTTKPEPPRCTGSLNSRVLRFSRAMIFAIEEINNSSQLLPGVRLGYQIYDSCIAVPVAAHVAFQLSNGQDPVFHQGENCSQSGVVVAAVGDSGSTPSISISRIFRSFSIPLVSPFATCACLSDKQQHPTFFRTIPSDQYQADALAKLVKHFGWTWIGAVRSDSDYGNYGMASFLDAALREGICVEYSEAFYRTDPPSKIQKVADVIRRSTAVVIVAFAASGDMKVLLEELARDPPPPRQWIGSEGWVTDPHLMSVGFCAGAIGVAIQRSVIPGLRDFLLDLSPSDAAASSVLTEFWEEAFNCSLTESADLNKRVCDGTEDIRRLENPYTETSQLRATNMVYKAVYAIGHAIHNALCEERNETIQCDKHTSLQPKQVFTELKKVNFSRNGYHVSFDDNGDPVAFYELVNWQSNENGVIELVSVGYYDASLPTGEQFRMNGNLIWLDGGTQVPVSVCSESCPPGTRKVLQKGKPICCYDCIPCPEGEISNMTDSPDCFLCHDEFWPNPEKEACHPKPVEFLSFDEVLSIILTAFSVGGAVLTVITAVIFFHHRTTPIVRANNSELSFLLLFSLTLCFLCSLTFIGAPSEWSCMLRHTAFGITFVLCISCVLGKTIVVLMAFKATLPGSNAMKWFGPVQQRMTVVSVTFIQVIICIIWLVVSPPFPVKNLTTYKEKIILECALGSAVGFWAVLGYIGLLAVFCFVLAVLARKLPDNFNEAKMITFSMLIFCAVWITFIPAYVSSPGKFTVAVEIFAILASSFGLILCIFAPKCFIILFQPEKNTKKFLMNKN, encoded by the exons ATGGAGATCTGGGCTGCTTTCAACTCCCTGAGATTGGCTGTTTGTTTGCTGGAGCTGATGTCAGTGTTTAGCCTGGGTGGGTCTGCAGACAGACTGACACAGAGGACAGAGTCCACAGATCCTCTCACTCAGTGCACCCTGCAGGGCACGCCTCGTGCGTCAGCTTTCTCGAAGGACGGGGACTTTGTTATCGGAGGCATTTTCTCAATTCATTTCCAACTTTACACAGTGATTTATAATTACACCACCAAGCCTGAGCCTCCCAGATGTACGGGGAG CTTGAACTCTCGCGTTCTGCGCTTCTCGCGCGCAATGATCTTTGCCATTGAGGAAATAAACAACAGCTCCCAGCTGCTCCCCGGCGTCCGTCTCGGATATCAGATCTATGACTCGTGCATAGCGGTGCCCGTGGCCGCGCACGTGGCGTTCCAGCTGTCAAACGGCCAGGACCCCGTGTTTCACCAAGGCGAGAATTGTTCTCAGTCCGGAGTGGTGGTGGCTGCTGTGGGAGACTCCGGATCCACTCCATCCATCAGCATTTCGCGCATCTTCCGCTCCTTCAGCATTCCATTG GTGAGTCCATTTGCCACCTGTGCCTGTCTGTCAGATAAGCAGCAGCATCCGACGTTTTTCAGAACCATTCCCAGTGACCAGTACCAAGCTGACGCGCTGGCCAAACTGGTGAAACACTTCGGCTGGACTTGGATTGGCGCGGTGCGCTCCGACTCGGATTATGGAAATTACGGCATGGCGTCCTTTCTGGACGCAGCGCTCAGAGAGGGGATCTGCGTGGAGTACTCTGAAGCCTTCTACCGGACCGACCCGCCGAGCAAGATCCAAAAAGTTGCCGATGTGATCCGAAG ATCAACAGCGGTTGTTATTGTGGCCTTCGCGGCCTCTGGTGACATGAAGGTCCTGTTAGAGGAGCTGGCCCGGGACCCCCCTCCACCTCGTCAGTGGATCGGAAGTGAGGGCTGGGTGACGGATCCTCACTTGATGAGCGTCGGTTTTTGCGCGGGTGCCATCGGAGTTGCCATCCAACGGTCTGTGATCCCAGGGCTGAGAGATTTCCTCCTGGATCTCTCTCCCTCTGACGCGGCTGCGTCCTCGGTGCTGACCGAGTTCTGGGAGGAGGCGTTCAACTGCAGCCTGACAGAAA GTGCTGACTTGAACAAAAGAGTGTGCGACGGAACGGAAGACATTAGAAGGCTTGAGAACCCGTACACTGAGACGTCTCAGTTGAGAGCGACCAACATGGTGTACAAGGCTGTGTACGCGATAGGACATGCCATTCACAATGCGCTGTGTGAGGAAAGGAACGAAACCATTCAGTGTGACAAACATACCAGCTTACAGCCAAAACAG GTTTTCACTGAGTTAAAGAAAGTGAACTTTTCCAGAAATGGCTATCATGTTTCTTTTGATGATAATGGGGATCCTGTGGCTTTTTACGAGCTGGTAAACTGGCAAAGCAATGAAAATGGAGTTATTGAGCTGGTATCAGTGGGGTACTACGATGCATCACTGCCGACGGGAGAGCAGTTCCGTATGAATGGGAACTTAATCTGGCTGGACGGTGGAACACAA gTTCCAGTGTCAGTTTGTTCAGAGAGTTGTCCTCCAGGAACTCGTAAAGtgttgcagaaaggaaaaccaaTCTGCTGCTATGACTGTATACCATGTCCTGAAGGAGAGATCAGTAATATGACAG attcTCCTGATTGTTTTCTGTGCCATGATGAATTCTGGCCTAATCCAGAAAAAGAGGCTTGTCACCCCAAACCTGTGGAGTTTCTTTCATTCGATGAAGTCCTGTCAATTATCCTGACTGCATTTTCTGTTGGTGGAGCCGTACTCACTGTCATAACAGCAGTGATTTTCTTCCATCACAGAACAACTCCAATTGTCAGAGCCAACAACTCTGAgctgagcttcctgctgctcttctctctgACTCTGTGTTTCTTATGTTCATTAACTTTCATTGGAGCCCCCTCTGAGTGGTCCTGCATGCTGCGGCACACAGCTTTTGGCATCACATTTGTTCTCTGTATCTCCTGTGTTCTTGGCAAAACTATAGTGGTTCTAATGGCTTTTAAAGCTACACTTCCTGGTAGTAATGCTATGAAATGGTTTGGACCTGTACAGCAAAGAATGACTGTTGTGTCTGTAACCTTTATTCAAGTTATAATATGTATTATTTGGTTGGTTGTGAGTCCTCCCTTCCCAGTGAAAAATCTGACCACCTACAAGGAGAAGATCATCCTGGAATGTGCGTTAGGCTCTGCTGTTGGTTTCTGGGCTGTGCTCGGCTACATCGGCCTGCTggctgtgttttgctttgtgttagcTGTTCTAGCTCGGAAACTACCTGATAATTTCAACGAAGCCAAGATGATAACCTTCAGCATGTTGATATTCTGTGCAGTCTGGATCACCTTCATCCCAGCTTATGTCAGCTCTCCTGGGAAATTTACTGTGGCTGTGGAGATATTTGCTATTCTTGCCTCCAGTTTTGGACTGATACTGTGTATATTTGCTCCaaagtgtttcatcattttgtttcaacCAGAGAAAAACACTAAGAAATTTCTCATGAACAAAAACTAA
- the LOC122832514 gene encoding extracellular calcium-sensing receptor-like yields the protein MVFAIEEINNSTELLPGVRLGYQIFDTCASVPLAVHAAFQLSNGQDPVFYQGSNCSKSGEVVAAVGDSGSTSSISISQIFGSFKIPLVSYFSTCACLSDKHEYPTFFRTIPSDYYQAAALAKLVKHFGWTWIGAIHSDSVYGNNGMASFLDTALKEGICVAYIESFYRTDPQNKIRKVADAIRRSTAKVVLAFAGGGDMKVLLEELSREPTPHLQWIGSEAWISEPLLMSFSFCAGAFGVAIQQSVIPGLRDFLLDLSPSEVAASSVLTEFWEDAFNCSLTEAADPHKGKCDGMEDIKALKSPYTETSQLRGSNMVYKAVYAVAHAIHNAVCQETNGPTQCDKHKRLEPEQVFTELKKVNFSQNGYHVSFDANGDPVAFYELVNWQKSESGVIELVTVGYYDASLPRGQEFLINRNITWMDGYKQVPVSVCSDSCPLGTRKVLQKGKPICCYDCIPCPEGEISNMTDSPDCFPCPREFWPNPKRDACFPKPVEFLSFDEVLSIILTVVSISGAFLAIITSVIFYHHRTTPIVRANNSELSFLLLFSLTLCFLCSLTFIGAPSEWSCMLRHTAFGITFVLCISCVLGKTIVVLMAFKATLPGSNAMKWFGPPQQRMTVVSFTFIQVIICIIWLVVSPPFPVKNLTTYKEKIILECALGSAVGFWAVLGYIGLLAVFCFVLAVLARKLPDNFNEAKMITFSMLIFCAVWITFIPAYVSSPGKFTVAVEIFAILASSFGLILCIFAPKCFIILFQPEKNTKKYLMTKK from the exons ATGGTCTTTGCTATTGAGGAGATCAACAACAGCACAGAGCTGCTGCCAGGCGTCAGACTTGGATATCAGATATTTGACACTTGCGCCTCTGTGCCTCTTGCTGTGCATGCTGCATTTCAGCTTTCTAACGGCCAGGATCCCGTGTTTTACCAAGGTAGCAACTGTTCAAAGTCTGGAGAGGTGGTGGCTGCTGTTGGAGACTCTGGATCCACATCCTCTATCAGCATCTCACAAATCTTTGGGTCCTTTAAAATCCCTCTG GTAAGCTACTTTTCCACTTGTGCCTGCCTGTCTGATAAACATGAGTACCCAACGTTTTTCAGAACAATTCCCAGTGATTATTACCAAGCTGCTGCACTGGCCAAACTGGTGAAACACTTTGGCTGGACTTGGATCGGAGCCATCCATTCGGACTCAGTTTATGGAAATAATGGCATGGCTTCTTTCCTTGACACAGCACTCAAAGAGGGGATCTGTGTGGCGTACATTGAATCTTTCTATCGAACTGACCCACAGAACAAGATCAGAAAAGTAGCTGATGCCATCCGCAG atctACAGCCAAAGTAGTTTTGGCATTTGCAGGTGGTGGTGATATGAAGGTCCTCCTAGAGGAGCTGAGCAGAGAACCAACTCCACATCTGCAGTGGATTGGAAGTGAAGCATGGATAAGTGAACCACTTTTGatgagtttcagtttctgtGCAGGAGCTTTTGGAGTTGCCATTCAGCAATCTGTCATTCCAGGGCTGAGAGATTTCCTCCTGGATCTCTCTCCCTCTGAAGTGGCAGCTTCCTCAGTGCTGACTGAGTTCTGGGAGGATGCATTCAACTGCAGCCTGACAGAAG CTGCTGATCCACATAAGGGAAAATGTGATGGAATGGAAGATATTAAAGCTCTTAAAAGTCCGTATACTGAAACATCTCAGTTAAGAGGTTCTAACATGGTGTACAAGGCTGTGTATGCAGTAGCGCATGCCATTCACAATGCAGTGTGTCAGGAAACAAACGGACCCACTCAGTGTGACAAACACAAGCGTCTAGAGCCTGAACAA GTTTTCACTGAACTAAAGAAAGTCAACTTTTCCCAAAATGGCTACCATGTCTCATTTGATGCTAATGGAGATCCTGTGGCGTTTTATGAGCTGGTAAACTGGCAGAAAAGTGAGAGTGGAGTTATTGAACTGGTAACAGTGGGATATTATGATGCTTCACTGCCAAGAGGCCAGGAGTTTCTTATTAACAGGAATATTACCTGGATGGATGGTTACAAACAA GTTCCAGTGTCAGTTTGCTCAGACAGTTGTCCTCTAGGAACTCGCAAAGtgttgcagaaaggaaaaccaaTCTGCTGCTATGACTGTATACCATGTCCTGAAGGAGAGATCAGCAACATGACAG ATTCCCCTGATTGCTTCCCGTGTCCCAGAGAGTTCTGGCCAAATCCAAAGAGAGATGCCTGTTTCCCAAAACCTGTGGAGTTTCTTTCCTTCGATGAAGTTCTGTCAATCATCCTGACTGTAGTGTCAATCAGTGGAGCCTTTCTGGCCATTATTACATCAGTGATTTTCTACCATCACAGAACAACTCCAATTGTCAGAGCCAACAACTCTGAGCTGAgtttcctgctgctcttctctctgACTCTGTGTTTCTTATGTTCATTAACTTTCATTGGAGCCCCCTCTGAGTGGTCCTGCATGCTGCGGCACACAGCGTTTGGCATCACATTTGTTCTCTGTATCTCCTGTGTTCTTGGCAAAACTATAGTGGTTCTAATGGCCTTTAAAGCTACACTTCCTGGTAGTAATGCTATGAAATGGTTTGGTCCTCCACAGCAAAGAATGACTGTAGtatcttttacatttattcaggtTATAATATGTATCATTTGGTTGGTTGTGAGTCCTCCCTTCCCAGTGAAAAATCTGACCACCTACAAGGAGAAGATCATCCTGGAATGTGCGTTAGGCTCTGCTGTTGGTTTCTGGGCTGTGCTCGGCTACATCGGCCTGCTggctgtgttttgctttgtgttagcTGTTCTAGCTCGGAAACTACCTGATAATTTCAACGAAGCCAAGATGATAACCTTCAGCATGTTGATATTCTGTGCAGTCTGGATCACCTTCATCCCAGCTTATGTCAGCTCTCCTGGGAAATTTACTGTGGCTGTGGAGATATTTGCTATTCTGGCCTCCAGTTTTGGACTGATACTGTGTATATTTGCTCCaaagtgtttcatcattttgtttcagcctgagaaaaacactaaaaaatatttgatgactaaaaaataa